One window of Bos javanicus breed banteng chromosome 1, ARS-OSU_banteng_1.0, whole genome shotgun sequence genomic DNA carries:
- the FILIP1L gene encoding filamin A-interacting protein 1-like isoform X1 — MVVDEQQRLTAQLALQRQKIQDLTTSAKETHAKLALAEARAQEEEQKATRLENELQTQTTKFHQNQETIMAKLTNEDSQNRQLRQKLAALSRQIDELEETNRSLRKAEEELQDIKEKINKGEYGNSSIMTEVEELRKRVLEMEGKDEELIKMEEQCRDLNKRLEKETSQSKDFKLEVEKLNKKIMALEKLEDAFSKSKQECYSLKCNLEKERMTTKQLSQELESLKIRIKELEAIESRLEKTEFTLKEDLTKLKTLTVMLVDERKTMSEKLKQTEDKLQAAASQLQVEQNKVTTVTEKLIEETKRALKSKTDVEEKMYSVTKERDDLKNKLKAEEEKGNDLLSKVNVLKNRLQSLEAIEKDFLKNKLNQDSGKSTTALHQENNKIKELSQEVERLKLKLKDMKAIEDDLMKTEDEYETLERRYANERDKAQFLSEELEHVKMELAKYKLAEKTESSHEQWLFKRLQEEEAKSGHLSREVDALKEKIHEYMATEDLICHLQGDHSVLQKKLNQQENRNRDLGREIENLTKELERYRHFSKSLRPNLNGRRISDPQVFSKEVQTEAVDNEPPDYKSLIPLERAVINGQLYEESEDQDEDPNDEESVLSFKCNSSTPCPVNRKLWIPWMKSKESHPQNGKIQTKPNGNFMQPGDLVLSHTPGQPLHIKVTPDHVQNTATLEITSPTTESPHSYTSTAVIPNCGTPKQRITILQNASITPVKSKTSAEGLMNLEQGMSPITMATFARAQTPESCGSITPERTMSPIQVLAVTGSASSPEQGRSPEPIEISAKHAIFRVSPDRQSSWQFQRSNSNSSSVITTEDNKIHIHLGSPYMQAVASPVRPASPSTPLQDNRTQGLTNGALNKTTNKVTSSITITPTATPLPRQSQITVSNIYN, encoded by the coding sequence ATGGTGGTGGACGAACAACAAAGGCTGACGGCACAACTTGCCCTTCAAAGACAGAAAATCCAGGACCTAACCACAAGTGCAAAGGAAACACATGCTAAACTAGCCCTTGCTGAAGCCAGAGCTCAGGAGGAAGAACAGAAGGCAACCAGACTAGAGAACGAACTGCAAACGCAGACCACAAAATTCCACCAGAACCAAGAAACAATTATGGCGAAGCTCACCAATGAGGACAGCCAAAATCGCCAGCTTCGACAAAAGCTGGCAGCACTCAGCCGGCAAATTGATGAGTTAGAAGAGACAAACAGGTCTTTACGGAAAGCAGAAGAAGAGCTgcaagatataaaagaaaaaattaacaaggGAGAATATGGAAACTCTAGTATCATGACTGAGGTGGAGGAGCTCAGGAAACGTGTGCTAGAAATGGAAGGGAAGGATGAAGAGCTCATAAAAATGGAGGAGCAGTGCAGAGATCTCAATAAGAGGCTAGAAAAGGAAACATCACAGAGTAAAGACTTTAAACTTGAGGTTgaaaaactcaataaaaagaTTATGGCTCTGgaaaaattagaagatgctttcAGCAAAAGCAAACAAGAATGCTACTCGCTGAAAtgcaatttagaaaaagaaaggatgacCACAAAGCAACTGTCTCAGGAACTAGAGAGTTTAAAGATAAGGATCAAAGAGCTAGAAGCCATTGAAAGTCGTCTGGAAAAGACAGAATTCACCTTAAAAGAGGATTTAACTAAATTGAAAACATTGACTGTGATGCTGGTAGATGAACGGAAAACAATGagtgaaaaattaaagcaaaCTGAAGATAAGTTACAAGCTGCTGCTTCTCAGCTCCAAGTGGAGCAAAATAAAGTGACAACAGTTACTGAGAAGTTAATTGAGGAAACTAAAAGGGCACTGAAGTCCAAAACTGATGTGGAAGAAAAAATGTACAGTGTAACCAAAGAAAGAGATGAtctaaaaaacaaactgaaagcggaggaagagaaaggaaatgatcTCCTGTCCAAGGTTAATGTGTTGAAAAATaggcttcaatccctggaagCAATTGAGAAAGATTtcctaaaaaacaaattaaatcagGATTCTGGTAAATCCACAACAGCATTACACCAAGAGAACAATAAGATTAAAGAGCTTTCGCAAGAAGTGGAGAGACTGAAACTGAAGTTAAAGGATATGAAAGCCATTGAGGATGACCTCATGAAAACTGAAGATGAGTACGAGACTCTGGAACGAAGGTATGCTAATGAACGCGACAAAGCTCAGTTTTTATCTGAAGAGCTGGAGCATGTTAAAATGGAACTTGCCAAGTACAAGTTAGCAGAAAAGACAGAGTCCAGCCATGAACAATGGCTTTTCAAAAGGCTTCAAGAAGAAGAAGCTAAGTCAGGTCACCTCTCAAGAGAAGTGGATGCACTGAAAGAGAAAATTCATGAATACATGGCAACTGAGGACCTGATATGTCACCTCCAGGGAGATCATTCAGTTCTGCAAAAGAAACTCAATCAACAAGAGAACAGGAACAGAGATTTAGGAAGAGAGATTGAAAACCTCACTAAAGAGTTAGAGCGGTATCGTCACTTCAGTAAGAGCCTCCGGCCCAATCTCAATGGAAGAAGAATCTCTGACCCTCAAGTATTTTCTAAAGAAGTTCAAACAGAAGCAGTAGACAATGAGCCACCTGATTATAAGAGTCTCATTCCTCTGGAACGAGCTGTCATCAATGGTCAGTTATATGAGGAGAGTGAGGACCAGGATGAGGACCCTAATGATGAGGAGTCTGTGCTTTCCTTCAAATGCAACTCATCCACTCCCTGTCCTGTTAACAGGAAGCTCTGGATTCCTTGGATGAAATCCAAGGAGAGCCATCCTCAGAATGGCAAAATACAGACTAAACCCAATGGCAACTTCATGCAACCCGGAGATTTAGTCCTAAGCCACACACCTGGGCAACCACTTCATATAAAGGTTACTCCAGACCATGTCCAAAACACAGCCACTCTTGAAATCACAAGTCCGACCACAGAGAGTCCTCACTCTTACACAAGCACTGCAGTGATACCAAACTGTGGCACCCCAAAGCAAAGGATCACCATCCTCCAAAATGCGTCCATAACACCAGTGAAATCAAAAACCTCTGCTGAAGGCCTGATGAATTTAGAGCAAGGCATGTCCCCAATTACCATGGCAACCTTTGCCAGGGCACAGACCCCAGAGTCCTGTGGTTCCATAACTCCAGAAAGGACAATGTCACCTATTCAGGTTTTGGCTGTTACTGGTTCAGCTAGCTCCCCTGAGCAGGGACGCTCTCCCGAGCCGATAGAAATCAGTGCCAAGCACGCAATTTTCAGAGTCTCCCCTGACCGGCAGTCATCATGGCAGTTTCAGCGTTCAAATAGTAACAGTTCAAGTGTGATAACTACTGAGGATAATAAAATCCACATTCACTTAGGAAGTCCTTACATGCAAGCTGTAGCCAGCCCCGTGAGACCTGCCAGCCCTTCAACACCACTGCAGGATAACAGAACTCAAGGCTTAACTAATGGGGCACTAAACAAAACAACCAATAAAGTCACCAGCAGTATTACTATCACACCAACAGCCACACCTCTTCCTCGACAGTCACAAATTACAGTAAGTAATATATATAACTGA